The nucleotide sequence GGAAAGCCAGATGGGCTGCCCGCTGTTCCAGAAGAAAGGGCGGCGCCGCATCCTGACGGCGCAGGGCCAGCAGCTGGCCGACTACGGGCGCCGGCTGCTGGCCATCAACGACGAAGCCCTGCGCAGCATCGGGCGCAACCAGATCGAAGGCCAGATCAAGCTGGGCGCGCCACTGGACGTGGCCGATACCATCCTGCCGCCGGTACTGACGCACATCGCGCGCCACGCCCCCAGGGTGCGGATGGAAATCCGGGTGGATCGCAGCCCGTTCCTGATGGACGCCCTGCACTCGGGCGATATCGACCTGACCATCTCCACGCGCTCCAGCCCCGAACTGACCGGCTTCGCGCTGCGGACCTCGCCCACCGCCTGGATATGCGCCGCCGACTACATCTACAACCGGCGCGCGCCGCTGCCGCTCATCCTGGCCGACGAGCCCAGCATTTTCCGCAGGATCGCCCTGGAAGCGCTGGGGCAGACGCGGCTGACCTGGCGCATCAATTACGTGGCGCCGACCCTGGTGGGCATCAAGGCGGCAGTGCGCGCCGGGCTGGGGGTCACGGCGCGCAGCGTCGAATTCCTGGGCGCCGACATGCGCGTGCTGGGCGAGGCCGACGGCCTGCCGCCGCTGCCGCCCATGACCTACATGCTGTGGACGCGCGGCGACACCATCAGCCCCCTGACCATCGCCATCTACGAAATGCTGAAAGCGCAGTTC is from Bordetella petrii and encodes:
- a CDS encoding LysR substrate-binding domain-containing protein, with the protein product MKNLDLDLLRTLVTVEKANTFSGAAQALFKTQSAITQQMQRLESQMGCPLFQKKGRRRILTAQGQQLADYGRRLLAINDEALRSIGRNQIEGQIKLGAPLDVADTILPPVLTHIARHAPRVRMEIRVDRSPFLMDALHSGDIDLTISTRSSPELTGFALRTSPTAWICAADYIYNRRAPLPLILADEPSIFRRIALEALGQTRLTWRINYVAPTLVGIKAAVRAGLGVTARSVEFLGADMRVLGEADGLPPLPPMTYMLWTRGDTISPLTIAIYEMLKAQFEQQKAA